In one window of Henckelia pumila isolate YLH828 chromosome 1, ASM3356847v2, whole genome shotgun sequence DNA:
- the LOC140890407 gene encoding uncharacterized protein, translating to MNSNYGKSNNKAGSINSFDFDLGLGSGRSKPMKDQKSQASSYASTTYSQKPNATPSRNQQPNKASWTHQPAAPLQSAGLGSLSGPSSMVGDIFGKTWNSAAPAPGVGIVQNKNPSLFGDLLNSAMGQNKGSNNAPLKNAARPGSQSTFSMGGVADSLPQSGISNQTSGVSNQTTGSWGSNASNSGGNVNFGSNYNTSSNLGGGNVNLGGNSNRNPNLGGSSMKSMAGGNKGGGGMGSNKDPFGSFVDFGSKKPDVINSARKESDKSGLENNFFGEFQNPTSQASGSQFSSDAFSSRKTDPIGDFGFVNIQTQSQSQPTGQPSGASDFDTLFPSTSNVGSRGNEGFTSQQLSGDDDWGINAEFDGGVDAGGTTELEGLPPPPAGVTAPSAKNKGMDNYKQGQYADAIKWLSWAVILFEKAGDNDGSMEVLTCRASCYKEVGEYKKAVADCTKVLEHDDTNVSVLVQRSLLYESMEKYKLGAEDLRTVMKLDPGNRVARSTIHRLTKMAG from the exons ATGAATTCGAATTACGGAAAATCCAATAACAAGGCGGGGTCCATCAATTCGTTTGATTTCGATCTGGGGCTGGGCTCGGGCCGATCGAAGCCTATGAAAGATCAGAAAAGCCAGGCTTCGTCGTATGCATCGACTACGTACTCACAGAAGCCTAACGCCACGCCGTCCAGGAACCAACAGCCCAACAAGGCGTCGTGGACCCATCAGCCCGCTGCCCCGCTTCAATCTGCTGGCCTTGGATCTTTATCCGGTCCTTCATCTATGGTCGGAGATATTTTCGGGAAAACCTGGAATTCTGCTGCCCCTGCACCGGGTGTGGGAATTGTACAAAATAAGAACCCAAGTCTGTTCGGCGATTTACTGAACTCGGCGATGGGCCAGAATAAGGGCAGCAATAATGCTCCACTGAAAAATGCAGCTCGTCCGGGGAGTCAGAGCACATTCTCAATGGGAGGGGTGGCTGATTCCTTGCCGCAAAGTGGTATTTCCAATCAAACTAGTGGTGTTTCCAATCAAACTACCGGATCCTGGGGTTCTAATGCAAGTAATAGTGGtggaaatgtgaattttggtagCAATTATAATACAAGTTCGAACCTTGGTGGTGGGAATGTGAATTTGGGTGGAAATAGTAATAGAAATCCAAATCTCGGTGGTTCATCAATGAAAAGCATGGCAGGAGGTAACAAAGGAGGTGGTGGGATGGGTTCAAATAAGGACCCTTTTGGGTCTTTTGTTGATTTTGGGTCTAAGAAGCCTGATGTGATCAACTCAGCAAGAAAAGAAAGTGATAAGAGTGGTTTAGAAAACAATTTTTTTGGGGAATTTCAAAACCCAACTTCCCAAGCAAGTGGTTCTCAATTCTCTTCAGATGCTTTCAGCTCGAGAAAGACTGATCCAATTGGTGATTTTGGGTTTGTGAATATTCAAACTCAAAGTCAAAGCCAACCCACTGGGCAACCCTCAGGGGCAAGTGATTTTGACACATTGTTCCCTTCAACTTCCAATGTTGGCTCACGAGGCAATGAAGGATTTACCAGCCAGCAACTATCTGGGGATGATGATTGGGGGATAAATGCCGAGTTTGATGGAGGGGTTGATGCAGGTGGAACGACTGAGCTTGAAGGCCTTCCTCCCCCACCTGCTGGTGTTACTGCTCCTTCTGCTAAAAATAAGGGTATGGATAATTACAAACAGGGGCAGTACGCTGATGCTATTAAATGGCTGTCTTGGGCTGTCATTCTTTTTGAGAAGGCTGGTGATAATGATGGGTCAATGGAGGTCTTGACCTGCAGGGCATCGTGTTACAAGGAAGTTGGGGAGTACAAGAAGGCCGTGGCTGACTGTACGAAG GTTCTGGAACATGATGACACAAATGTATCTGTCCTTGTACAACGTTCTCTTCTTTATGAGAGCATGGAGAAATACAAACTTGGAGCTGAAGACCTTAGAACCGTAATGAAGCTTGATCCTGGTAATAGAGTTGCAAGAAGTACCATTCATCGCTTGACTAAGATGGCAGGATAG